Genomic window (Myxocyprinus asiaticus isolate MX2 ecotype Aquarium Trade chromosome 26, UBuf_Myxa_2, whole genome shotgun sequence):
tttaaagaatttgttttatatgtaaatcaaataaaaataatcatcttGACACTAAACATAAACACTAAAATTCAGAGGTcagatatggatttttttttttcacctgttgtatgTTACCAGAGAACATGAACTAATTtactgtataacattttatttttatcatttattatttaagtttatGTTGGTGTTGGGTGATTTTCAACTGCGTGTTTATTGAATTGTTGAGATCACGTATGGGACAATGAAGTAAATTTCATGCAATTGAAAGGTTTGGCTTTGGCAGCCTTGAACCACCCCATCCCCAACCAGGCaaataatttaatcacaataTTTTGTACCTCTTTTGGGGGAAATGGTACATACATGGACCCTATGATGGACAGAAATGTATTTGAACCTTATCTATCCCTAAAGTGTACATATTAGTACCTTAAGGTGTAACTTTGAACCAGTGAGGGTACAACCTCATAAGCTGTACCCTATGTGATTACAAATGGACCTCGACCGTACCCTTTCTTCTGACAGTGTATGCCTTGTTTAGGCTTTCATTCACATTTGCAAGAATTAACAATGTAGAGTATGAAAAAGTGTGAATTTGAGATTGAATCACATTCAGTCATTTTGATTGCTCTATTGCAACATAGCCATTGTAAAAATTGCAGGATCTTAACAAAACAGGACAAAAAGGTGAATAATCTTGATCATATCTAActtgtttatattttatctatCAGAATATAGGAGAGTTTGATGTCTATGAAAACATGACGGAGGCTCCTTTTGATGATGTAGAGTACACCTGTGACAATGAAAAAAACCCACTGCACCTGTTTCACACTGTGTTCCAGCCCCTTGTGTATGGTGTGGTGTTTCTCTTGGGCTTGACAGGAAACGGCCTCCTCATGACAGTCCTGCTAAAGCGCCGAAGCAACCTCCGCATCACCGAGATCTACCTGCTACATTTGGCGCTGGCTGACCTGCTCCTACTCTTAACGTTACCATTTGCAGTGACTCAGAGTGTGGCTGGATGGCTTTTTGGAGAGTTTCTGTGCAAGTTATTAGGCCTTATTGATCGCCTAAATCTGGTGTGTGGGAGTCTGCTTTTGGCTTGTATCGGCTTTGATCGCTATCTCGCCATTGTGCATGCCGTCCCCAGCCTCAAGAACCGTCGCCCTCGGACTGTTCACCTCATCTGTGCCCTGCTCTGGCTCCTCTGCCTATTGGTGTCAATGCCCAACATGGTGTTCCTTTCCGTGGAGGTAGATAAGGATGAAACTGCCAAGCTCTCTTGCTCTTATAACAACCACGGCATTCATGCAAACAACTGGATGCTGACCAACCGGTTCCTCACACACCTGTTATGCTTCTTCTTGccttttgtcattatggggtactgctACACCGCCATAATCATCACTCTTTGCCAAAGCCAGAGGAGCCTGGAAAAGCAGGGGGCCATTCGGCTGGCCTTGCTGGTTACGCTGGTTTTCTGCCTGTGCTGGCTGCCCTATAACATTACCGTTTTAATGGATACCCTGGTGGTACTAGGTGCTATGCCTGAGCAGAGCTGCCATGCCCGCTCCACATTGCAACAGGCACTGATAGTGACAGAGAGCATTGGCTTTAGCCATTGTTGCCTGAATCCAATCTTGTATGCCTTCATAGGGGTACGTTTCCGGAGAGACCTCCTGCAGTTGCTAGCGAAAAGGAAGTGTATTCGTAAATGCCTGTCAGGGCAGAGAGCAGAAAGTCTTGGTAGAGTGTCGGTCTCAGAGGCTGTTACCACAACAACAAGCAGCCACTACATCTAAAGAACAGTTGAGGtttttgaaatgactgtactaattattaaacaaaaaaaaatgtttttgtacatgcAACTTTTAATCTTTGAATTGCCAATCAGAAATCTGAGATCAACAGCTTCACCTGTGCACTGATGAACTGCGCACTGCCTGAACCTAAGTCTGAACACATGAATGCAGACAATGTGACTGTATGAAATTATATACAGTGGTGATATACAGACCCCAAATGGATTTGGACAAATAAGCCACACATATAATTGTTTAAAAGACAATCAAATCAAGTGGAATTTAGTTCTTACAgtcagcacaagcacactttttaagcaaagcATTTAACATAAATCCTAACAAGTTTTGTTAGGTTTTATGGCACACTATTAATATGACGTTAGAATGTCTTTACATTAGATAATAAAAGTCtggctgaagtgtccaaatactttttggggccactgtaaattTGGGTGATCTGTAAATCATAGGTTGAATTGCAGCAGTAAGTAAAACTAAGCTTTTGCATCATCCCTACCCCATTATAGTGCTTTGCATTGTGTTTAAAATGTTCCCTAAACCAGAATATAGTGAATGTCAAATAGCAAATGcttttgaaataaaacattgtatgTAATGGTGTTATTATTTTTGTAGTGTGATCAGAAGTCAATATGACAACCCCCCCCCAcctcaacaaacacacacacacacacatcaaacaagGAGAGCACAAAGTTGCTGAGCAGAATTTTTTTCTTACGTTATAGATTTCTAATAAAACACAGTATACAGAACAGTTGCAAACAAGCACAAATT
Coding sequences:
- the LOC127416769 gene encoding C-X-C chemokine receptor type 5 isoform X1 — its product is MVVQIGRNMDQITEKVIFDNIGEFDVYENMTEAPFDDVEYTCDNEKNPLHLFHTVFQPLVYGVVFLLGLTGNGLLMTVLLKRRSNLRITEIYLLHLALADLLLLLTLPFAVTQSVAGWLFGEFLCKLLGLIDRLNLVCGSLLLACIGFDRYLAIVHAVPSLKNRRPRTVHLICALLWLLCLLVSMPNMVFLSVEVDKDETAKLSCSYNNHGIHANNWMLTNRFLTHLLCFFLPFVIMGYCYTAIIITLCQSQRSLEKQGAIRLALLVTLVFCLCWLPYNITVLMDTLVVLGAMPEQSCHARSTLQQALIVTESIGFSHCCLNPILYAFIGVRFRRDLLQLLAKRKCIRKCLSGQRAESLGRVSVSEAVTTTTSSHYI
- the LOC127416769 gene encoding C-X-C chemokine receptor type 5 isoform X3 — its product is MVVQIGRNMDQITEKVIFDPLVYGVVFLLGLTGNGLLMTVLLKRRSNLRITEIYLLHLALADLLLLLTLPFAVTQSVAGWLFGEFLCKLLGLIDRLNLVCGSLLLACIGFDRYLAIVHAVPSLKNRRPRTVHLICALLWLLCLLVSMPNMVFLSVEVDKDETAKLSCSYNNHGIHANNWMLTNRFLTHLLCFFLPFVIMGYCYTAIIITLCQSQRSLEKQGAIRLALLVTLVFCLCWLPYNITVLMDTLVVLGAMPEQSCHARSTLQQALIVTESIGFSHCCLNPILYAFIGVRFRRDLLQLLAKRKCIRKCLSGQRAESLGRVSVSEAVTTTTSSHYI
- the LOC127416769 gene encoding C-X-C chemokine receptor type 5 isoform X2, translating into MVSMGHEDRPLPPPSQAVPGVVTRSQPLVYGVVFLLGLTGNGLLMTVLLKRRSNLRITEIYLLHLALADLLLLLTLPFAVTQSVAGWLFGEFLCKLLGLIDRLNLVCGSLLLACIGFDRYLAIVHAVPSLKNRRPRTVHLICALLWLLCLLVSMPNMVFLSVEVDKDETAKLSCSYNNHGIHANNWMLTNRFLTHLLCFFLPFVIMGYCYTAIIITLCQSQRSLEKQGAIRLALLVTLVFCLCWLPYNITVLMDTLVVLGAMPEQSCHARSTLQQALIVTESIGFSHCCLNPILYAFIGVRFRRDLLQLLAKRKCIRKCLSGQRAESLGRVSVSEAVTTTTSSHYI